The window CTTCAAATAAGGTTTCATGGAAATTGGCATTTGGATTGGAAAGATTTCCCATTTGTTATACCAACTTCAAAAGCATTCTAAAAAGACTTGAGATTTATGAGATAGTTAGAACTGGATGAACCAACTATGCTTACCAACATTGTTATCATATGTTAAGGCTCCTTCTCATGCATTGATGTAGTAAAAGTAAATGTATGTTTTGGGGGAAAGTCGATAGTTAGTAAGAAATATAAAGGTACGGGGATTAGGGCCTCATTCATCAGGagcaataattcttttaattataagattAGAACAAGCtcgatcttttttatttttgagaactTTTTGAAGAAAGATTGATCTTGTCTCTAATAAGAGCTCATGGTAATAAATAGCTCCATTTTATCATGTAAAGGGTGAAAGTTCTTTGATAAAAGCAATGCCATCACCTCTTGTGGAGTTGAAGAAGGaatcaaagattttttaatcatatatgataaaaatattttatggaatGAAAGGgtataaattttctttattactAGCAGGAAAAAAGGTTATCTCATAAACTTCTTTGGATAGTTTAGAGTCTTCTTCTTTATTAGAATAAAGTGAGATGTTCCTCTAATATGGCAAGGATTGGATCTCTTGAATTATGAAGACCTCTAAATTGCCTTTAGTTTGCGATGCCTATAAGAATTCTCTAGTTAGAAAATCATgaagacaattatttttttccttcgatatattttgtatcaaaatcaaataaaaagagaatttcTTGTCATCTAGCGAATATTTGTTTGGAGGCAATATTTATTACatcttttaatatgattttttttttttgtagatttgCAATAAGTTCTTAATAAGATTTTTTGGTTgataaaatcacttttaaatttAGAGATATACAAAACTATTGATATGGTTTCTTTTTAAATCGTGGAATAGTTTTGTTGGGTTTGAAAGTCCACTCGTGAATCTTACACCTTGTTCTTTATCATCAATCCTTTGTTTTAGGATTTCACCATAACCTAGTTCTGAGACATTTGCCTTAACAATTTCTAAAGCACTAGGATTGGCAATAGAAAGACAAGGAAACTCTTTAGCTTTGGTCTTGATCTTTTTCACTACAACTATGTGTTCATGGTTCTGTTTTGCAGATTCTTTTTTAAGCCTTTAAAATAAAGGCTTACAATCATgagtgatatttttataaaaatcttgtGCATAATTAAGGCATCTAAGAAATCATTGTagttatgtttttgttattgatttcaTCTGGAAACTTATCAATAAATTGGATAGCCCTGTCTTCTTTTTAGATGATGCAGCTAGGCCTGTTTTTTTTATGGCATTGAAGAATGTATTGAGATGTTTGAAGTGTTGATCTAGagacaaagaaaattaaaatatcatcaatataaattatgataaatCCTGAAAAAGAATTGTAGATTTCATGCATTATTCACCAGAACTTAGAAGAAgcatttttttagttcaaaaggCATTATGTTTCACTTGTAATGATCAAATGACACTATGATTGTTGTTTTATATCTATCTATTATATTGATCTATATCTATTAAAAGCTTGATTTCATATTAAACTCAGcgaatattttagttttataaagcCTTGGGATGGAATATCTAATCATTTAAGGAACTTATTTTAATGCTTATAGTTAATTAGTAGCCTTCGGATATTTGGAGGTACGAGACAAAGGAGAGGGTGTTCAAGTCTCCCTCGAACGCGTATCTTGTTCCTTTTCTCTTCTAGTTCCATGTAGttctatttatttcttctctttttttaactcaaGCCCCGGGCTAGACACCCCCTCACAGCCTATAAAACCCTAAACTCACTATGCAAAAGATCATTATCATTCTGGACATGTGTCTTTACGTAATCCAAAACTATTGTGATAATCACATTAGCCACTTTAGTTCTTGCCTCGACACGCCCAGAGACTATAATCTTGATCTGAATAGTTCCATTCGGATCTTCTTCTAAGCAATTATGTTTACAAATTCTGTAAACATACAAGATACAGTCCGAAAGATTTCTTTTCTCTATCACCAGTGCTAAACTCAATACAAAGAAATCACCTTACAGGTGCTCATTCTTTCCAAGTTATGTTATTTCGAATCTTCATTCAATTCACCAActtcagagaaaaaaaacttgtaattaaGGGTTTTTGTGAACCTTGTCAGCTGTATTGGTTAATCATGCATGGTCCCGTTCGAATCATCCCATAATTATACATGCTAGTATCGAAGGCGATGTTGTAATTAATAAGACAAGAGTTTTCTTAAACATATCTTCTATTGAATTAAGACCCTTTTGTCTCTCTCGAAGTCGAGAGTAAAAGTTTGTTGAACTGTTTTGAGTTTCGAAAGTGAAcgctgaatattttttttcagggaGCCATGGCAAAATTATAAGAATCGCGATTGAATTCATGCCCCATTAAAATGAGTTGTGAAGGtgattattaaattttgtgTGATTCAATTAGCTTACACCTGATAAGGGCTAGCTTTGCACGTGGAACCATGGCGATCCATCTTCTGTCAAATATGAACTGGTTAGTTGATAAATTAACAAGCTGCTTGCGCTAGGCATGTAAAATTTGCTATCGATATCCAGGCAGCTGACTGGAGTTAGAACTTAGGGCTAAGCTTTTACCTGAACCTTTCACTAGAATTATGTCTCATTTATGAATTAGTGTTATTAAACCCAGCTTACTACTGCAAGTTCATTCGGTGTTCTATTGACCCAACATGTGGTTCAAATTAAGTGAAAGTTTACCTAATATAATCCAATTTCAATtggagttttaatttttttcaaataatgtcattttaattattatttttattgattcgAGTCAATTCAGTTAACCTATCCAACCATGATCTAGAACAGACTGATTTAATAACTTCGGTCTGAATTACCATTTAACTTCCAACTATCAAAAGACTAACCAGAAACATGCCAGGATTACAGCAGCAGCATCTTCATAGCCCAGATTCTCAATACTTCACTGGGGTACAATCTTGTTTTCATCCAAGATTTACGTTCCTGAGCAGGGATTAGGGTGGGTCTTTACGAGATCTTACATAGATAGAAGCAGAAGACAAGATGAATAATCTCAATGATTTGGATCAATAATCAACTGTATATTAAGCTCCATGGTTGTGTACCTATTATCCATGGTAAAATAGCgtattgaaaaagaattttgCGATCAGCTTTATTGAATTCACAGGATGTGCAAATAATGCTTTTAGCCTAAACTAGTTTTTAGTATTACAAGCCTCTTTATGAAGCTCGTGGGTGAAACAAGAATGCTACCACTTTATTCTTTCTGCACCAGTCTCTGTACTTCTACATCTCCCAATTCCACTTCACCTCTTTGCAACTCTCCTTCATTTTGAAACATCATTTCAATTTGCTCCAAAGACTTGCCTTTTGTTTCCGGGACACATATATGGACAAAAGCAACAGAAAGAGctgaaatcaatgaaaataCAAAGAAGGTTCCTCCAACTGTGATTGCAGCAGACACTGAGAGGAAGGACATAGAAACGGCACCACTACTGACCCTACTGCCCACTGCCCCGAGAGCTGATGCTTGAGCTCGAAGCCTTTGAGGGAAGATTTCAGATGACAAAACCCAACAAATAGGCCCAATACCTACAGAGAAGAATGCTACATTCGCACAGACTGATAAAATTGCCAATTCAATCCCAAATTTCTCATCACTCATGAAAGATAGAGTAAGGCTCAGAGAAAGCAAGCTGACAGTCATTCCAATGGTGCTTATGTAAAGCAAAGGTTTTCTACCCACTTTGTCAATGAGAAATATAgctattaagataaaaatagttttggtaAAGCCAACAGCAACAGTTGCAGCAAGTAGATGAGTCTCGCTCTTGATCCCAGCATCCTTAAAAATCGTGGGGCTATAGTAGACTGTTGCATCAATACCTGTAAtttgttggaaacactgtattCCACAACCAGTAATCAGCATCTTTCGAACTGCAGGTGAAGGTTTTAATAATTCTTGCCACACTGCTTTTGCTTCATGCTTCTCAGAATTAGCAAGGTCAGCAGCCAGTTGTATCTCAGCCAATCTTTCCTCCGCTTCTTTTTCACTATCATTCGTTTTTGACAGCACAGCTCTTGCTTCTTCGATTCTGTTCTGCCCCACCAACCACCTTGGGGATTCAGGGATCACAAACAGAGCAACTCCCATAAAGATTGAGGGAAGAATTCCTATGCCAAGCATAACCCTCCAGTTTATATGTACTGGCAGTCCTGAAAAAGCATAGTTGGAAATGTATCCAAGAAGGATTCctagatttataaaaatttcagGAAAGGAGGTGAGGGATCCCCTAACAGCAGTGGGTGATATCTCTGCAATGTACACTGGCGCTATCATGATCCCAAAGCCTATCCCCACGCCAGCCAAGAGTCTTCC of the Populus nigra chromosome 7, ddPopNigr1.1, whole genome shotgun sequence genome contains:
- the LOC133698634 gene encoding probable polyol transporter 4, with amino-acid sequence MSGAILFIKEDLKISEVQEEVLVGILSIISLLGSLAGGKMSDAIGRKWTIAFATFVFQSGAAIMALAPSFTILMTGRLLAGVGIGFGIMIAPVYIAEISPTAVRGSLTSFPEIFINLGILLGYISNYAFSGLPVHINWRVMLGIGILPSIFMGVALFVIPESPRWLVGQNRIEEARAVLSKTNDSEKEAEERLAEIQLAADLANSEKHEAKAVWQELLKPSPAVRKMLITGCGIQCFQQITGIDATVYYSPTIFKDAGIKSETHLLAATVAVGFTKTIFILIAIFLIDKVGRKPLLYISTIGMTVSLLSLSLTLSFMSDEKFGIELAILSVCANVAFFSVGIGPICWVLSSEIFPQRLRAQASALGAVGSRVSSGAVSMSFLSVSAAITVGGTFFVFSLISALSVAFVHICVPETKGKSLEQIEMMFQNEGELQRGEVELGDVEVQRLVQKE